The DNA sequence AGATATAAAGCTGATGTCTTCATCAACGCCCACTCTTTTTACCAAATCAGCAGTATCACCACCGCCTACGACTGTCGTGGCATAGGTATCTGCTACAAAATGTGCTATTTTTGATGAACCTCTGGCAAATTTTTCCATTTCATAGACGCCCATAGGTCCGTTCCACAGTACTGTCTGGACATCATTGAGCGCCTCTCTGTACAGTCTTACAGTTGCAGGACCGATGTCAAGTCCCATCCATTTTTGTGGAATCTCTTGCACTGTGACAATTTTACTGACAGCATCTTCAGAAAATTTTTCTGCTGCTATAACATCCACTGGCAGATAGAATTTCACACCCAGTCTTTTTGCTTCATCCATAATATTTTGTGCTTCTTCCAGTAAGTCATCTTCCACAAGAGAAGCGCCTATTTCATAACCCATCTGTTTTAAAAATGTAAAAGCCATGCCTCCGCCGATGAATACTTTGTCAACTCTAGGCAGCAGATTTACAAGTGCTTCAAGTTTACCTGAAACCTTGCTTCCACCGATAATAGCAGCAAACGGACGGACAGGATTGTTCATAAGTTTTGAAAAGTACTGAATCTCACGCTCAAGCAAAAAGCCGGCTGCTTTGTGCTCATTGTCAAAAAACTTTGTAATGCCGTGTACAGATGCATGCGCTCGGTGACTGACACCAAAAGCATCGTTGATATAAAACTCTGCCATTGATGCAAGCTTTTTTGACAACTCTGCATCATCTTTTGTCTCCCCCGGCTCGAAGCGCAAATTTTCAAGCAAAAGTACCTCATGCCGGGGCAAATCTTTTGCTTTTTGCATAGCATCTTCACCGACAACATCTTTTGCCAACGCTACATGACGCTTTAAAAGTTGCTGTAAACGCCTTGCGACAGGAGCCAAAGAGTATTTTTCTACAACTTCTCCTTTCGGACGACCAAGATGAGATGCCAATATAACAGCACAGTCCAAATCAAGACAATAGTTGATAGTGGCTATGGCAGAACGAATCCGACGGTCATCTGCAATATTTCCAAACTCATCCATAGGCACATTAAAGTCACATCGAATGAAGACCTTCTTATTTGCTATATCTAATTTTTTAAGGTGTAATAGTTCCAAATTTTTTGTCCTATTTTGAAATATGAAGAGCCATATCTAAAAGTCGTGACGAATAACCCCACTCATTGTCATACCATGCCATAACTTTTATCATGTTACCGCCGATAACCTGTGTCAAATCTTCTGCCACAACTGCACTGAACTGCGAGCCTACAAAATCTTGAGAAACGCGCATCTCTTTATCCATATGCAAAAGCCCTTTGAGTCTTGTATCTGCCATTTCGTTAAAAACAGCCGTCACTTCTTCTTTTGTTGTATTTTTGGAAACGACAACATTTAAATCAACCATAGAAACATCAGGTGTCGGTACACGTACTGACTGCCCATGCAGTTTTCCTTCAAGCTGAGGCATTACAAGGCTGATGGCTTTTGCTGCGCCTGTAGTTGTAGGAATCATGTTTATAGCACCGGCACGGGCACGGCGTTTGTCTTTGTTGTGTTTCACATCTAAAATATTTTGATCGTTGGTATAAGAGTGGATAGTCGTCATTAAGCCTTTTTCAATACCGAATGCATCATCAAGAACACGGGCAACAGGACCCAGACAGTTTGTTGTACATGAAGCATTTGAGACAATTTTTTGTCCCGCATATTTTTCTTCATTGACACCCATCACAAATGTCGGTGTTGCTTTGTCTTTCGCAGGAGCAGAAAAAAGAACTTTTTGTATACCGTTGTCAATATGCACCTGCGCGGACTCCTGTGTCAAAAAGACACCGGTACACTCCAAAACCATATCAGCGCCACATTCGGCAAATTTCAGGTTTTTTGGATCACGATCAGAAAAAACTCTTATTTTTTTCCCGTCAATTGCAATGTTTTCATCATCAAGCTGCACAACTTCACTCTCAAATGTTCCGTGAACAGAGTCATTTTTCAATAGATAGATCATCATATCTATATTTGCAGTGTCATTTATAGCGACAACTTCCACATCATCTCTTTTGTGTGCAATACGTGCCACACAACGACCTATTCTACCAAATCCGTTAATTGCTATTTTTAGTGCCATTATAGTTCCTAATATAAAATAATTGGGTAATTTTATCCAAAATTAGTTATAATTCGCATTAAATGAAAACGATAGCACTTTACGGAGGTTCATTTGACCCTCCACACATCGCACATGAGGCAATAGTCAAGGCTTTGGGCGAACTGGACTTTATTGACAAAGTAGTGGTAATGCCTACTTTTTTAAATCCGTTTAAAAAAACTTTTACTGCTCCGGCTGAGTTACGGCTGCAATGGCTGAGAGATATTTTTTCATCTTATAAAGATGTGGAAGTCAGTTCATATGAGGTCGACTTGAAAAAAAAAGTGCCGACAGTTGCGACAGTCAAACATTTGCTGGATAGTTATGACAAAATTTATTTGGTTATCGGTGCAGATAATTTAAAATCACTGCATCAATGGTATGCTTATGATGAACTGAAAAAACTGGTAACTTTTATAATTGTCACAAGAGACCGTATAAAAGTACCAAAAGATTTCATTCAGCTTAACATAGATGAAGACATATCTTCATCTATGTTAAGAGAAAATTTTGACAGTTCAAAAATACCAAAAAAAGTCAGAGATGAAATAACACAATATTACAAGGAACACAATGCAAGACAGAATACAAAACATAGTAAACACACTCGATAAAAACAAAGCGGAATCCATAGAGGTTTTTGATCTCCGTGACAAAAACTATTTCGTTGATTATGCGGTTATAGCCTCTTCTCTTGGACAAAAACACACCACTGCCCTTTTGGACCATTTAAAAAATGAACTCAAACCTGCCGAACATTTTAACAATGTAGATGAAAGCGGTGACTGGATTGTTGTTGATTTGGGCGATATACTTATTCACATCATGACTCCGGAATACAGAACAAAGTATGATATGGAAACATTTTTAGGGGAGCTTGGAAGTCACTAGATCAGTTTTCAACACCTTGTTTTGTTTATCTAAAATATCTTTATAGTTATAGATGGACTCAACATATTTGACAGGCTCTGCCCCTCTTGCATATCCGTATTTTAAAGTTCTGTAATACTTTTTTTGCGAGAGCAGAGGCAGTACTATTTTCAAATCACTCCAGATATTTGGATTAAGTCCTAGTTTTTTTGCAAGCTTTTGCGCATCTTTTATATGTCCCATACCTATATTGTAAGCAGCCAGGGCAAATTTTAGTCTGTTCTCCCCTTCTACTTCTTTGGGAACAAATTTTATCATCTGTTTTAAATGCCGTGTTCCGCCAATTACACTCTCTTTCGGATTCAATCTGTTTTTCACACCTAACATCTTTGCTGTACGTTGTGTCAGCATCATCAACCCGCGAACACCTGTAAAACTTTTGGCTTTTGCATTCCAGTGTGATTCTTGATACGAAACAGATGCCAACAGTGTCCACGGAATGTCAAATCTTTTTGCAGCATACTTAAAATATTTTTCATACTTTGGCAGTCTGCTTTTCATTCTTTTGTAAAACATTTTTGTATTATAATAATCAAAGAAAAGAATATAGCTGTAATAGTGGTCTTTAAGCTGTGTCATCTTGCCTTTTTGGTTATAATCATTGAGCCAGGCATACATATCAGCTTCTAGCTCTTTTGCATTTTTTGGGAGCAGCCATGCCAACTGTTCTCTTTTACTGATGGAAAAAGCAAGTGCTATTTCAGGAAAATACCGCAAATTAAGTGCATAGATATTTGAATCCGCTATTGTGCAGTCTATATCATGTTTGGCAACTTTTTCAAGTAACTCTTCTGTTGAATATTCTGAAGTTGTCGTTGCATTTATTTCATATCCGTCTGCCTGAAGTGATTTTATCGTTTCGCTGTAACTCGTATCAGCACCTACCATAATATTTAATCCTGCCAACTCCTCCACATTTCTTGGAAAATTTGATCCGCGCAACATTCCTCTGTTACAAATCACCTGCTCTTCGACTTCAAAATACGAAGGTCCAAAGTGAAATTTTTTTTCTCTGTGTGGTGTTTTTGACAAAGATGCAGATGTGATATGAATATTTGGATTTTTGGAGAGTGCTATCGCTTCTTTGACAGTATGTGCTGTTGTAATATTCAAATCCACTCCCAAATGTTCTGCATATGACTGTAACAAATCATATTCAAAACCCTGTGGACCATCTGGACCTATATAGTAGGTCGAAGGAGCATTGAGCAGAACAACGTTTAAAGTTTTGTTTTCGCGAATTGTATCAAGCAGTGTTTGCTCCTGCTCTTTTTCATAGGGCACATAGGCAGTATGGCTCACCCAGCCAAATGCAAAAAAAGAGAGTGCAAAAACAAGTAATATGAAGCTGTACATGTATCTATTCATTGCATTAGTTTACATTTTTAAACTTATGCAAATATAAAACGGTTGACTCCGTTTTCATACTCATGCGCCAAAACCTGCCCATGTGCTTTAAGGATAGAGTCAACAAGATACAGTCCTAATCCAAAGCTGTTTTTCGATGGGTTGTCTTTTGTAAAAGGCTCTATGTAATACTGTAGAGGATGCGAAAGGCATGCACCTTTGCTTTCAAAACAAAGTTCGTTTTTGTCATTCATACGAATTGTAATATGAGAATCGGTAGCATATTTCATTGCATTGTCAATCATATTTTTAATAGCTGTCGTATAAAGTCTGTAGTTTACATGTACTTTTATTTTTCCGCTGATTTTCACTGTGACATGTTCTTTGTCAACCATAGCCATATCTATAGCTCCATCAATTACATCAAGCAGCCTGTACTCGGAAAAATCTTTTTTATCGCTCAGACTTGTCACCTCTTCTATCATTGCAAATTCAGTTACAAGTGTCTCCAGGCGTTTAAAAATAGAGCTGAATCTGTCTTTTTGTTTTTGCGAATCAAGCATCTGTGTGGCGATAGTCCCTTTGGCTATAGGCGTTTTCAACTCATGCATCAAATTTCTTAAAAAGAGTGTACGGGATTCCAACACAGTATTTATTTTCTGTCGTGCATTTTCAAGTTCATTGGCAACTGCACCGATTTCATCTTCACGGTTTGTTTTAAAAGAAATGTCCATATTTCCGTTACCGTACAATTCAATCTTTTTTCTCAATCTGATTAAAGGACGCAGTCTTTGAAGTATCAGAATAAAAGAAAGACTGATAATCATAAATATTGTAATATAGGAATAGAGCAGATTAATATAGCTATAAGGTTTTAAATCGTTGTCTTTGATCAGGATATCACCACTTGGTGTTTCTATATGAAAGTATATATTTCTTTTATACTGAATCATAGTCGCTCTGAGATTTGTTACGATATTTTTCGTATATAACCCTTTGTCATTGATAAGCAAGGAGGTTTTAAAACTTTTAAATCCCTCTCTTTTGAGAACTTTTCCTTTTTCAAATATCTCTTTTTTCAGTTTTTCATCTTTGGTGACTTCAAGATTATACACAGCCAGATTTGCCTCAAGCATAATCTCTGAACTCTGGCGCTGCTGATGTTCACGGTATATTTGGGTGATTACTGAGTATTTTGTAAAAATGTGGTTTATATACTGTTCTTTGTTAAGTTTGTAAAACTCCCAAAAGATTGCACTCAGACTTGTCAAAGAGACAACAAGTGCAAAAAGTACCGTAAATAAAACAGCATGACGTTTGATCATTTGAGGAGCTTGTATCCTACACCGCGGACAGACTCTATGAGGGATTTGTCTCCGAGCTTGTTTCTGATGCGTCCGACCATTACATCTATACTTTTGTTGGATGAGTCTTCATTAATGGCATTGACATTATGAATCAAATCTTCACGAGACACAACCAGACCCTGTTTGCTTATCATATAAGACAATATTCCAAACTCTGCATTTGTCAGCTCAATCTTGCGACCTTTATAGGTAATGGTCATCGTCTCTTTATCGCATTTGAAATCACTTTTTGATTCTGCTTTTTCTTCACTTTTTGCTTCATAACGACGCAGTACTGAGTGAATCCTTGCCTCAAGTTCTCTCGGGTCATACGGTTTTGGCAAGTAATCATCCGCACCGAGTTCCAGTGCTTTTATCTTGTCTGTCACATCACTTCTCGCACTTGAAATGATTATAGGAATATCCTGGCGTTCACGAATTGCTTCACAAACTTCCAGCCCGTCCATACCCGGCAATGTCAAGTCCAGTATAACCAAGTCAAAAGGCTCTAACTTTAATATACTTACTGCTTTAAAAGGGTCGTCTTCAGTGACAACCTCAAACTCAAATTGTTCGAGATACTCTGTAAGTATCTCTGCCAATTCCAAGTCATCTTCAATCATTAATATTTTTTGCATAATTTATTTTAACCAATCTAATCTAATAATGGGTTAATAACCCAGTAAGAGTGTTATATGATATGCTAAAAAAGCAAGAACATATGCCGTAATACTCGTAAATGCCAACAGATAAAAGAAATACTTCAAGCCACCTGCTTCACGGGTAAATACAACAGAAGCGGCAAAACACGGAAGATATACCATGATTATTACGATAAACGCCACAGCTGATGCAAAAGAGATGTTTTTGCTGATGGCATCTTTTAGCGAATAGGTTGTCTCATCGACATTTTCACCAAGTGCATACAATACACCAAGTGTTGAAACAATGACCTCTT is a window from the Sulfurimonas hydrogeniphila genome containing:
- a CDS encoding phosphoglycerate kinase, with amino-acid sequence MELLHLKKLDIANKKVFIRCDFNVPMDEFGNIADDRRIRSAIATINYCLDLDCAVILASHLGRPKGEVVEKYSLAPVARRLQQLLKRHVALAKDVVGEDAMQKAKDLPRHEVLLLENLRFEPGETKDDAELSKKLASMAEFYINDAFGVSHRAHASVHGITKFFDNEHKAAGFLLEREIQYFSKLMNNPVRPFAAIIGGSKVSGKLEALVNLLPRVDKVFIGGGMAFTFLKQMGYEIGASLVEDDLLEEAQNIMDEAKRLGVKFYLPVDVIAAEKFSEDAVSKIVTVQEIPQKWMGLDIGPATVRLYREALNDVQTVLWNGPMGVYEMEKFARGSSKIAHFVADTYATTVVGGGDTADLVKRVGVDEDISFISTGGGASLELLEGKVLPGVQPLMVETTDKKD
- the mltF gene encoding membrane-bound lytic murein transglycosylase MltF; its protein translation is MNRYMYSFILLVFALSFFAFGWVSHTAYVPYEKEQEQTLLDTIRENKTLNVVLLNAPSTYYIGPDGPQGFEYDLLQSYAEHLGVDLNITTAHTVKEAIALSKNPNIHITSASLSKTPHREKKFHFGPSYFEVEEQVICNRGMLRGSNFPRNVEELAGLNIMVGADTSYSETIKSLQADGYEINATTTSEYSTEELLEKVAKHDIDCTIADSNIYALNLRYFPEIALAFSISKREQLAWLLPKNAKELEADMYAWLNDYNQKGKMTQLKDHYYSYILFFDYYNTKMFYKRMKSRLPKYEKYFKYAAKRFDIPWTLLASVSYQESHWNAKAKSFTGVRGLMMLTQRTAKMLGVKNRLNPKESVIGGTRHLKQMIKFVPKEVEGENRLKFALAAYNIGMGHIKDAQKLAKKLGLNPNIWSDLKIVLPLLSQKKYYRTLKYGYARGAEPVKYVESIYNYKDILDKQNKVLKTDLVTSKLP
- the gap gene encoding type I glyceraldehyde-3-phosphate dehydrogenase gives rise to the protein MALKIAINGFGRIGRCVARIAHKRDDVEVVAINDTANIDMMIYLLKNDSVHGTFESEVVQLDDENIAIDGKKIRVFSDRDPKNLKFAECGADMVLECTGVFLTQESAQVHIDNGIQKVLFSAPAKDKATPTFVMGVNEEKYAGQKIVSNASCTTNCLGPVARVLDDAFGIEKGLMTTIHSYTNDQNILDVKHNKDKRRARAGAINMIPTTTGAAKAISLVMPQLEGKLHGQSVRVPTPDVSMVDLNVVVSKNTTKEEVTAVFNEMADTRLKGLLHMDKEMRVSQDFVGSQFSAVVAEDLTQVIGGNMIKVMAWYDNEWGYSSRLLDMALHISK
- the nadD gene encoding nicotinate (nicotinamide) nucleotide adenylyltransferase yields the protein MKTIALYGGSFDPPHIAHEAIVKALGELDFIDKVVVMPTFLNPFKKTFTAPAELRLQWLRDIFSSYKDVEVSSYEVDLKKKVPTVATVKHLLDSYDKIYLVIGADNLKSLHQWYAYDELKKLVTFIIVTRDRIKVPKDFIQLNIDEDISSSMLRENFDSSKIPKKVRDEITQYYKEHNARQNTKHSKHTR
- a CDS encoding ArsS family sensor histidine kinase, whose product is MIKRHAVLFTVLFALVVSLTSLSAIFWEFYKLNKEQYINHIFTKYSVITQIYREHQQRQSSEIMLEANLAVYNLEVTKDEKLKKEIFEKGKVLKREGFKSFKTSLLINDKGLYTKNIVTNLRATMIQYKRNIYFHIETPSGDILIKDNDLKPYSYINLLYSYITIFMIISLSFILILQRLRPLIRLRKKIELYGNGNMDISFKTNREDEIGAVANELENARQKINTVLESRTLFLRNLMHELKTPIAKGTIATQMLDSQKQKDRFSSIFKRLETLVTEFAMIEEVTSLSDKKDFSEYRLLDVIDGAIDMAMVDKEHVTVKISGKIKVHVNYRLYTTAIKNMIDNAMKYATDSHITIRMNDKNELCFESKGACLSHPLQYYIEPFTKDNPSKNSFGLGLYLVDSILKAHGQVLAHEYENGVNRFIFA
- a CDS encoding response regulator transcription factor, giving the protein MQKILMIEDDLELAEILTEYLEQFEFEVVTEDDPFKAVSILKLEPFDLVILDLTLPGMDGLEVCEAIRERQDIPIIISSARSDVTDKIKALELGADDYLPKPYDPRELEARIHSVLRRYEAKSEEKAESKSDFKCDKETMTITYKGRKIELTNAEFGILSYMISKQGLVVSREDLIHNVNAINEDSSNKSIDVMVGRIRNKLGDKSLIESVRGVGYKLLK
- the rsfS gene encoding ribosome silencing factor, translating into MQDRIQNIVNTLDKNKAESIEVFDLRDKNYFVDYAVIASSLGQKHTTALLDHLKNELKPAEHFNNVDESGDWIVVDLGDILIHIMTPEYRTKYDMETFLGELGSH